In the genome of Hymenobacter taeanensis, one region contains:
- the mnmE gene encoding tRNA uridine-5-carboxymethylaminomethyl(34) synthesis GTPase MnmE: MALPLPVSLSDTIVALSTPPGSGAIALVRLSGPQAISITDKVFGGKRLQDQAGHTLHFGTIRDGQRIIDEVVVSLFRGPNSYTKEDVVEISTHGSDFIVQELLALLVRRGARLAEAGEFTKRAFLHGAFDLAQAEAVADLIAADSALSHQVAMQQMRGGFSQELRDLRARLVQFAALLELELDFGEEDVEFADRTGLVQLLQEVQALVHRLLRSFELGNVIKHGVTTVIAGRPNAGKSTLLNALLNEERAIVSEVAGTTRDLIEDEVSLDGIRFRFVDTAGLRDTTDVVESIGVERTKKRVLQAALVVYLFDITTTSPQELQAEIEALQLPAAVPVLAVGNKLDVASDTEIAAFRSRPGTALIAASRGDGLDELRETLLNVVRGEGLDRTGGTTIVTNVRHARSLEQAAQHLDAVLTGLATGSGTELLAADLRHALADLGQITGEISNEDLLTSIFTQFCIGK; encoded by the coding sequence GTGGCCTTACCACTCCCCGTTTCGCTTTCCGATACCATTGTGGCGCTGTCTACCCCACCGGGCTCAGGTGCCATTGCCCTCGTTCGTCTTTCGGGCCCGCAGGCCATCAGCATTACCGACAAGGTATTTGGGGGTAAGCGGCTGCAAGACCAAGCCGGACACACGCTCCACTTCGGTACCATCCGCGACGGGCAGAGGATTATTGATGAGGTGGTGGTATCTCTTTTCCGGGGCCCCAACTCCTATACCAAGGAAGATGTAGTGGAAATCAGCACCCACGGCTCCGACTTTATTGTGCAGGAGTTGCTGGCCCTGCTGGTGCGCCGCGGGGCCCGGCTAGCTGAAGCCGGCGAGTTCACCAAGCGAGCCTTCCTGCATGGGGCCTTTGACTTGGCCCAGGCTGAAGCCGTGGCCGACCTCATTGCCGCTGACTCGGCCCTGTCGCACCAGGTAGCTATGCAGCAGATGCGTGGGGGCTTTTCCCAGGAGCTGCGCGACCTGCGTGCCCGTTTAGTACAGTTTGCAGCCTTGCTGGAATTGGAACTCGACTTCGGTGAAGAGGACGTGGAGTTTGCTGACCGGACTGGCCTAGTGCAATTACTCCAGGAAGTCCAGGCCCTGGTTCACCGCCTGCTCCGCTCCTTTGAGCTCGGCAACGTTATCAAGCATGGCGTAACTACCGTTATTGCCGGGCGGCCCAATGCTGGCAAGAGTACCCTGCTTAACGCCCTGCTTAACGAGGAGCGCGCCATCGTTTCGGAAGTAGCCGGCACCACCCGCGACCTGATTGAAGATGAGGTCAGCCTTGATGGTATCCGTTTCCGGTTCGTAGATACCGCCGGCCTGCGCGATACCACCGACGTGGTAGAATCCATTGGGGTAGAGCGCACCAAGAAACGAGTACTACAAGCCGCTTTGGTTGTATATCTATTTGATATCACGACTACTTCCCCCCAAGAGCTTCAAGCAGAAATTGAAGCATTGCAACTTCCTGCAGCTGTCCCGGTGTTAGCCGTTGGCAACAAGCTTGATGTAGCTTCCGACACCGAAATTGCTGCCTTCCGCTCCCGTCCCGGCACCGCACTAATTGCCGCCTCTCGTGGCGATGGCCTCGACGAGCTACGGGAAACTCTGCTCAACGTAGTGCGCGGCGAAGGGCTTGACCGAACCGGCGGCACGACCATCGTCACCAACGTACGCCATGCCCGCAGCCTCGAGCAGGCCGCTCAGCATCTGGATGCTGTGCTGACTGGCCTAGCCACCGGCAGCGGCACCGAGCTGCTGGCCGCCGACCTTCGCCATGCCCTCGCTGACCTTGGCCAGATAACCGGTGAAATCAGCAACGAGGACCTGCTCACCAGCATCTTCACCCAGTTCTGTATTGGCAAGTAG
- a CDS encoding metal-dependent transcriptional regulator, protein MPSYTEENYLKAIYKLAEAQPGVEVSTNRVAEVLQTRAASVTDMLRRLGEKGLLHYTRYRGVSLTEEGRRLALLTIRKHRLWEVFLVQQLNFSWDEVHDVAEQMEHIDSDLLIQRLDEFLGFPQLDPHGDPIPTAEGAILRPQHRLVADLLPGDRGTVVAVKNTSVPFLQYLDKVGLNLGTKLEVLDKIVFDNSLEIRINNTDKYLISSEVSRNLYVTD, encoded by the coding sequence GTGCCTAGCTACACCGAGGAGAACTACTTAAAAGCCATCTATAAACTGGCCGAAGCTCAGCCGGGTGTTGAGGTCAGCACCAACCGGGTTGCGGAGGTGCTGCAGACGCGCGCGGCTTCCGTGACGGATATGCTGCGCCGCCTGGGTGAGAAGGGCCTCCTGCACTACACCCGTTACCGGGGCGTATCGCTGACGGAGGAAGGGCGGCGTTTGGCGCTGCTCACTATCCGTAAGCACCGGTTGTGGGAAGTGTTTCTGGTGCAGCAGCTCAACTTCAGCTGGGACGAGGTACACGACGTAGCCGAGCAGATGGAGCACATTGACTCCGACCTGCTCATTCAGCGCCTCGATGAATTCCTGGGCTTCCCACAACTCGACCCCCACGGCGACCCAATTCCGACGGCTGAAGGAGCCATCCTGCGCCCCCAGCACCGCCTGGTCGCCGACCTGCTACCCGGTGACCGGGGAACCGTTGTAGCCGTCAAAAACACCTCTGTTCCGTTCCTGCAATACCTGGATAAGGTTGGGCTTAACCTCGGCACCAAGCTTGAAGTATTGGATAAGATAGTATTCGATAACTCACTTGAGATTAGAATAAATAACACAGACAAATACCTGATATCTTCGGAGGTAAGCCGTAACCTGTACGTGACGGATTGA
- a CDS encoding 3-oxoacyl-ACP synthase III family protein: MSNTLRFSEIAGVGHYVPDRVVTNADITSLMETTDEWIQERTGIKERRWFEEGKDTTANMAANAARKALEMAGLTPDDVQMIVFATLSPDYFFPGSGVLLQRELGIKAPIPAFDVRNQCSGFVYSLSMADQFIKTGMYDTVLVVGSEIHSSGLDISTRGRAVSVIFGDGAGAVVLRPSTKEGHGILSTHLHSQGEHAEELIVKEPGSNRNNRVQYVVDNELDMYPHMNGQNVFKHAVVRFPQVIKEALDQNGYQPQDIDMLIPHQANLRITQYVQQKMGLSDDKVYSNVQRYGNTTAASVPIALSEAYQEGRIKRGDLVCLAAFGSGFTWASALIRW, translated from the coding sequence ATGAGTAACACCCTACGATTTTCTGAAATTGCCGGTGTAGGCCACTACGTGCCCGACCGTGTTGTAACCAACGCCGATATTACCAGCCTGATGGAAACCACCGACGAGTGGATTCAGGAACGCACTGGCATTAAGGAGCGCCGCTGGTTTGAGGAAGGCAAAGACACCACCGCCAACATGGCCGCTAATGCGGCCCGCAAGGCTCTGGAAATGGCCGGCCTCACCCCCGACGATGTACAGATGATTGTCTTCGCCACGTTGTCGCCCGACTACTTTTTCCCTGGCTCCGGCGTGCTCTTGCAGCGTGAGCTGGGCATTAAGGCACCCATTCCGGCCTTCGACGTTCGCAACCAGTGCTCGGGCTTCGTGTACTCGCTCTCAATGGCCGATCAGTTCATCAAGACGGGCATGTATGACACGGTGCTGGTAGTGGGCTCTGAGATTCATTCCTCGGGCCTCGATATCAGCACCCGCGGCCGGGCCGTATCCGTTATTTTCGGTGATGGCGCCGGTGCTGTGGTACTGCGCCCCAGCACCAAGGAAGGCCATGGCATTCTGAGCACCCACCTCCACTCTCAGGGTGAGCACGCCGAAGAGCTGATTGTAAAGGAGCCAGGCTCCAACCGTAACAACCGGGTACAGTACGTGGTAGACAATGAGCTTGACATGTACCCCCACATGAACGGACAAAATGTGTTCAAGCATGCCGTTGTTCGTTTCCCGCAGGTAATCAAGGAGGCCCTCGACCAGAACGGCTACCAGCCCCAGGACATCGACATGCTGATTCCGCATCAAGCTAACCTGCGCATTACGCAATACGTGCAGCAGAAAATGGGGCTTTCCGACGACAAAGTCTATAGCAACGTGCAGCGTTATGGCAACACCACGGCTGCCTCAGTGCCCATTGCGCTAAGCGAGGCTTACCAGGAAGGCCGCATCAAGCGCGGCGACCTAGTGTGTCTGGCTGCCTTCGGCTCCGGCTTTACCTGGGCCTCTGCCCTGATTCGCTGGTAA
- a CDS encoding glycosyltransferase — protein sequence MPRFVTILLASVLKPLDDTRMLDKFARTLAQRPNTQVHVAGRLAPAPAGLPSNVYTHALLEGTRLSWARLQAQWHYWRLLQRVQPTLVIVHAPELLPLTVLWQALGQGGRFVYDVRENYALNIQTQQVYPAWARGLLAGLVRWLEALAARRATAVLLAERSYAEELPFLQPEHTLIIENKYQPYTASHQQKALGPLPATSEPLRLLYSGTISALNGVFEALIFWHQVRAVWPLAHLTIMGFCQQPALLERLRAAVAEAGAGVTLVGGNTLVPHAHIVAEIGRSHLGLLPYRPHPSTAQCIPTKLFEYLAHGLPMVLPPNPLWRGIVEPYQAGVWVDFQALGHSPLSKATLLALLRQPFYPAGVPEEAFWSSEAEKLHHLMNSIK from the coding sequence ATGCCGCGTTTCGTTACCATTTTACTCGCCTCCGTGCTTAAGCCGCTGGATGACACCCGCATGTTAGACAAGTTTGCCCGCACGCTGGCCCAGCGCCCAAACACCCAGGTGCACGTAGCTGGCCGCCTCGCTCCTGCCCCTGCTGGTCTGCCGAGTAACGTCTACACGCATGCCTTACTGGAGGGCACGCGCCTGAGCTGGGCTCGCCTGCAGGCGCAGTGGCACTACTGGCGGCTTTTGCAGCGGGTGCAACCCACCCTGGTAATTGTACACGCCCCAGAACTACTGCCTCTTACTGTGCTGTGGCAGGCGCTAGGCCAGGGTGGGCGCTTCGTGTATGATGTTCGGGAGAACTATGCGCTCAACATCCAGACTCAGCAGGTGTACCCGGCCTGGGCGCGGGGGCTGCTGGCGGGGCTGGTCAGGTGGCTGGAAGCGCTGGCGGCTCGGCGCGCCACTGCCGTGCTGCTGGCTGAGCGGAGCTACGCCGAGGAGCTGCCTTTCCTGCAGCCGGAGCACACGCTGATTATTGAAAACAAGTACCAGCCTTATACTGCTTCCCATCAGCAAAAGGCGCTAGGCCCCCTCCCGGCTACCTCTGAACCCTTGCGCCTGCTGTACTCAGGTACTATCTCCGCATTAAACGGCGTATTCGAGGCGCTAATCTTCTGGCACCAAGTACGGGCAGTGTGGCCGCTGGCTCACCTCACTATCATGGGGTTTTGTCAGCAACCGGCCCTGCTGGAGCGCCTGCGTGCCGCCGTGGCCGAGGCGGGCGCTGGCGTAACCCTGGTTGGGGGCAATACACTGGTGCCCCACGCCCATATTGTGGCTGAAATCGGGCGTAGCCACTTAGGTCTTTTGCCTTACCGGCCGCACCCAAGCACTGCCCAGTGCATTCCTACCAAGCTGTTTGAGTACCTCGCCCACGGCCTGCCCATGGTACTGCCGCCGAACCCGCTTTGGCGGGGCATCGTGGAGCCATATCAGGCCGGAGTCTGGGTTGATTTTCAAGCTCTAGGCCACTCCCCGCTCTCAAAAGCCACTTTACTAGCCCTATTACGGCAACCTTTTTACCCAGCCGGAGTCCCTGAGGAGGCATTTTGGTCCTCCGAAGCGGAAAAGTTACACCACCTTATGAATTCTATAAAGTAA
- a CDS encoding 2,3,4,5-tetrahydropyridine-2,6-dicarboxylate N-succinyltransferase, producing MSDLQHTIEAAWNDRSLLQQAATTEAIHHIIEELDKGRLRVAQPGATEGADWQVNDWVKKAVIMYFPIRQMETIEVGPFEFRDKMRLKSNYEQQGVRVVPPAVARYGAYLASGVIMMPSYVNIGAWVGEGTMVDTWATVGSCAQIGAGVHLSGGVGIGGVLEPVQAAPVIVEDGAFVGSRSILVEGCFVGKEAVIGAGVTITGSTRIIDVTGAEPKEYRGYVPARSVVIPGSLPKQFPAGEYHVPCALIIGQRKPSTDLKTSLNDALREHNVAV from the coding sequence ATGTCCGACCTCCAACACACCATAGAAGCCGCCTGGAACGACCGTAGCTTGCTGCAGCAGGCTGCTACCACTGAGGCTATTCACCACATCATTGAAGAACTTGACAAGGGCCGCTTGCGCGTAGCCCAGCCCGGCGCTACCGAAGGAGCCGACTGGCAGGTGAATGATTGGGTGAAAAAGGCAGTTATCATGTACTTCCCCATCCGGCAAATGGAAACCATTGAGGTGGGCCCCTTTGAGTTCCGCGACAAGATGCGCCTAAAGAGCAACTATGAGCAGCAGGGTGTGCGCGTGGTGCCCCCGGCCGTGGCGCGCTACGGTGCTTACCTGGCTTCCGGCGTAATTATGATGCCGAGCTACGTGAACATTGGCGCGTGGGTTGGCGAGGGCACCATGGTAGATACCTGGGCTACAGTGGGCTCCTGCGCGCAAATAGGCGCGGGTGTGCACCTGAGCGGTGGCGTGGGCATTGGTGGCGTACTAGAGCCCGTGCAGGCGGCTCCGGTAATTGTAGAAGATGGCGCCTTCGTAGGCTCACGCAGCATTCTGGTTGAAGGCTGCTTTGTGGGTAAGGAAGCCGTAATTGGTGCCGGGGTTACCATCACCGGCAGCACCCGCATTATTGACGTAACGGGCGCTGAGCCTAAGGAATATCGCGGTTACGTGCCGGCCCGCTCGGTGGTAATACCGGGCTCGTTGCCTAAGCAGTTTCCGGCCGGTGAGTACCACGTGCCTTGCGCCCTCATTATTGGTCAGCGCAAGCCTAGCACCGACCTCAAGACTTCCCTCAACGATGCTCTGCGCGAGCACAACGTTGCTGTTTAA